The proteins below are encoded in one region of Lepisosteus oculatus isolate fLepOcu1 chromosome 10, fLepOcu1.hap2, whole genome shotgun sequence:
- the nradd gene encoding tumor necrosis factor receptor superfamily member 16, translated as MAVERAVLRAWTLVLLQVALGDACASGRFTVTGECCDLCPPGFGVAVECGRENTKCQPCQDGVSFSVSGSAPCQPCSRCPDGIPKIGGCSAARDTQCDCGDGFYLLGQGNHSTGLCAPCRVCRKGQGVVQACGPLGDTRCQACGSGSFSEEHSSTEPCRPCRVCLDSEVEIQACLPHSDTLCMDKNLQILTRPDSDSAQESPRRQAPEGEGDEEGSSPPPGSPKFTPQEEGGNNIIPVYVSILSAVVLGLLLYVAYKCWSSCKQKRALAKARGGELSGVPEGEKLHSDSGVFLDTHSLQDNHPGKGGLRDSKQDSRLYLNLSPQRQEEVETLLQEAGGKGWRHLAAQLEYEQDRIDTFGRGEDPVHTLLSDWAGQEGSTVAALCSALERIDRSDVAGALSRPAQASSVV; from the exons ATGGCTGTGGAGAGGGCTGTGCTCCGGGCTTGGACCCTGGTACTGCTCCAG GTTGCCCTGGGAGACGCCTGTGCCAGCGGCCGCTTCACCGTGACCGGCGAGTGCTGTGACCTTTGCCCCCCGGGGTTTGGCGTCGCTGTAGAATGCGGGCGAGAGAACACCAAGTGCCAGCCGTGCCAGGACG GGGTGTCCTTCTCGGTGTCGGGCAGCGCCCCCTGCCAGCCCTGCTCTCGGTGCCCGGATGGCATCCCCAAGATCGGCGGGTGCTCCGCTGCCCGAGACACGCAGTGCGACTGCGGCGACGGGTTTTACCTGCTGGGCCAGGGGAACCACTCCACGGGGCTGTGCGCCCCCTGTAGGGTCTGCAGGAAAGGACAGGGCGTGGTGCAGGCCTGCGGgcccctgggggacaccaggtGCCAGGCCTGTGGCTCCGGATCCTTCTCAGAGGAGCACAGCAGCACGGAGCCCTGCCGCCCCTGCAGGGTGTGCCTGGACAGCGAGGTGGAGATCCAGGCCTGCCTGCCGCACTCCGACACTCTGTGCATGG ATAAGAACCTACAGATTCTGACTCGGCCCGACTCGGACAGCGCTCAGGAGTCTCCCCGCCGGCAAGCTCCTGAGGGGGAAGGAGACGAAGAGGGGTCCAGCCCTCCCCCTGGTTCCCCGAAATTCACTCCCCAGGAGGAAGGTGGCAATAACATCATCCCAGTCTATGTCTCCATCCTTTCCGCCGTAGTGCTTGGGCTGTTGCTCTACGTCGCCTACAAGTG CTGGTCCTCCTGCAAGCAGAAGAGGGCACTGGCGAAGGCTCGGGGTGGGGAGCTCAGTGGGGTCCCCGAGGGAGAGAAGCTCCATAGTGACAGCGGGGTGTTCCTGGACACCCACAGCCTGCAGGACAACCACCCAGGCAAAG GTGGACTTCGGGACAGCAAGCAGGACAGTCGGCTGTACCTGAACCTCAGCCCCCAGAGGCAGGAGGAAGTGGAGACGCTTCTGCAGGAGGCGGGGGGGAAGGGCTGGCGTCACCTAGCGGCCCAGCTGGAGTACGAGCAGGACCGCATCGACACCTTCGGCCGCGGCGAGGACCCGGTCCACACCCTGCTGTCCGACTGGGCGGGCCAGGAGGGCTCCACGGTGGCCGCGCTGTGCTCGGCCCTGGAGCGCATCGACAGGAGCGACGTGGCCGGTGCCCTGAGCCGCCCAGCTCAGGCCAGCTCTGTGGTGTGA